A window of the Deinococcus aquiradiocola genome harbors these coding sequences:
- the rsr gene encoding RNA-binding protein Rsr, which produces MKNLLNALNPLNRTQTERLDPRQVVNNAGGFVYELSDEARLTRFLILGTDGGTFYATERAHTLQATEFVKTFVQVDAGAALRVTLDVIRTNRAPKPGPALLVLALIAKTAPDAQVRRAAWDVLPEVARTGTMLLHFLAFADALGGWGRLTRRGVARVYEDAPVERLALWAVKYKARDGWSQADALRKAHPKTADAGRNAVLRFMVDGVLPDVGDISEPALRVIEGHLLVQGVTSDRDAAGLMRGYGLPIEAVPTHLRGAEVYRAAMETNGLTWLLRNLGNLGRVGVLSVNDGEVVRAVVERVTDPGALRRGRIHPLDALKAHLVYAQGRGVKGRGEWVPVPKVVDALQDAFYASFGAVRPAGKRFMLGLDVSGSMGMGLVGGVPGLSPLKATAAMALVTARTEPDYAALAFSAAGGGYGGRWGGGTPGLTPLTVSPRQRLDDVMTAMQRIPMGGTDCALPMLWAAKQRVEVDTFVVYTDNETWAGNVHPAVALDRYRQAMGIAARLIVVGMTATEFSIADPNRADMLDVVGFDSAAPGVMTDFARGGA; this is translated from the coding sequence ATGAAGAACCTCTTGAACGCACTGAACCCCCTGAACCGCACCCAGACCGAGCGGCTTGACCCGCGTCAGGTCGTGAACAACGCGGGCGGATTCGTGTACGAGCTGTCCGACGAGGCGCGCCTGACGCGCTTCCTGATCCTGGGCACGGACGGCGGCACCTTCTACGCCACGGAGCGGGCACACACCCTGCAGGCGACGGAGTTCGTGAAGACCTTCGTGCAGGTGGACGCGGGCGCGGCGCTGCGCGTGACGCTGGACGTGATCCGCACGAACCGTGCGCCGAAGCCGGGCCCGGCGCTGCTGGTGCTGGCGCTGATCGCGAAGACCGCGCCGGACGCGCAGGTGCGCAGGGCGGCGTGGGACGTGCTGCCGGAGGTGGCGCGCACGGGCACGATGCTGCTGCACTTCCTGGCGTTCGCGGACGCGCTGGGCGGCTGGGGTCGCCTGACGCGCCGGGGCGTGGCGCGCGTGTACGAGGACGCACCCGTGGAGCGGCTGGCGTTGTGGGCCGTGAAGTACAAGGCCCGTGACGGCTGGAGTCAGGCGGACGCGCTGCGCAAGGCGCACCCGAAGACCGCGGACGCGGGCCGGAACGCGGTGCTGCGGTTCATGGTGGACGGCGTGCTGCCCGACGTGGGCGACATCAGCGAGCCGGCCCTGCGCGTGATCGAGGGTCACCTGCTGGTGCAGGGCGTGACGTCCGACCGGGACGCGGCGGGCCTGATGCGCGGGTACGGTCTGCCGATCGAGGCGGTGCCGACGCACCTGCGGGGCGCGGAGGTGTACCGGGCCGCGATGGAGACGAACGGGCTGACGTGGCTGCTGCGGAACCTGGGGAACCTGGGCCGCGTGGGCGTGCTGAGCGTGAACGACGGCGAGGTCGTGCGGGCGGTGGTGGAGCGCGTGACGGACCCGGGCGCGCTGCGGCGTGGGCGTATTCATCCGCTGGACGCCCTGAAGGCGCATCTGGTGTACGCGCAGGGGCGGGGGGTGAAGGGTCGGGGCGAGTGGGTGCCTGTGCCGAAGGTGGTCGATGCGTTGCAGGACGCGTTCTACGCGTCGTTCGGGGCGGTGCGGCCGGCCGGGAAGCGCTTCATGCTGGGTCTGGACGTGTCGGGCAGCATGGGTATGGGTCTGGTGGGCGGCGTGCCGGGCCTGAGTCCGCTGAAGGCGACGGCGGCGATGGCGCTGGTCACGGCCCGTACCGAGCCGGACTACGCGGCCCTGGCGTTCAGCGCGGCGGGCGGCGGGTACGGTGGCCGCTGGGGCGGCGGCACGCCCGGCCTGACGCCATTGACGGTCAGCCCGCGTCAGCGTCTGGACGACGTGATGACGGCCATGCAGCGGATTCCGATGGGCGGCACGGACTGCGCCCTGCCGATGCTCTGGGCGGCGAAGCAGCGGGTGGAGGTGGACACGTTCGTGGTGTACACGGACAACGAGACCTGGGCGGGGAACGTGCACCCGGCGGTGGCGCTGGACCGCTACCGGCAGGCGATGGGCATTGCGGCGCGGCTGATCGTGGTGGGCATGACCGCCACGGAGTTCAGCATCGCCGACCCGAACCGGGCCGACATGCTGGACGTGGTGGGGTTCGACTCGGCCGCGCCGGGCGTGATGACGGATTTCGCGCGTGGGGGGGCGTGA
- a CDS encoding TetR/AcrR family transcriptional regulator has translation MVFNVRARSDEAKRERREQILAAALTLWQTHRYPDLTLNAIATGVGVTKAALFAYFPSKEDLFLSLYETLLGDWFAALDRHLRLGGTHTPESLARTVTALTLERQNLTRLIPLLAGILEHNITPERALTHKTWIAGHLAQTTPLLEAALPGLPAGGGARLLTYTQALIAGLQPMSDPSPAVRDALSGTELAALHLQLDAVLPDALTALYRGLVTPPPGTA, from the coding sequence ATGGTTTTTAACGTTCGCGCCCGCAGTGACGAGGCCAAACGCGAACGCCGCGAACAGATCCTCGCGGCCGCCCTCACCCTCTGGCAGACGCACCGCTACCCGGACCTCACCCTCAACGCCATCGCCACCGGCGTCGGCGTCACCAAGGCCGCCCTCTTCGCGTACTTCCCCAGCAAGGAAGACCTCTTCCTCAGCCTCTACGAGACGCTGCTCGGCGACTGGTTCGCCGCCCTCGACCGCCACCTGCGCCTCGGCGGCACGCACACCCCCGAAAGCCTCGCGCGCACCGTCACCGCCCTCACCCTGGAGCGCCAGAACCTGACGCGCCTCATCCCGCTGCTCGCCGGGATCCTCGAACACAACATCACCCCGGAACGCGCCCTGACGCACAAGACCTGGATCGCCGGACATCTCGCCCAGACCACCCCCCTGCTCGAAGCCGCCCTCCCCGGCCTGCCCGCCGGGGGCGGCGCGCGCCTCCTCACGTACACGCAGGCGCTCATCGCGGGCCTGCAACCCATGAGCGACCCCAGCCCCGCCGTCCGCGACGCCCTCAGCGGCACCGAACTCGCCGCCCTGCACCTGCAGCTCGACGCCGTCCTGCCCGACGCCCTCACCGCCCTGTACCGCGGCCTCGTCACTCCACCGCCCGGCACCGCCTGA
- a CDS encoding STM4014 family protein — protein MLLVAPPGGRRALAFQATLAQLGWPPARTVPYLDLMEGRARLPDLVRPGSVVRFDSPGEDLATEQALIRLGGGPDVRLADGEIAPTDAWHRGYSALMRSLAADLLAAPPHERMQDPEHVLRMFDKPATHAALSAAGVPVPDALPSVRSLDELVARADARGWGRVFVKLAHGSSASGTVALAWSARGVQAHTTVRQEGAHLYNSRRLQRVSGWPQVRALIDALAVYGVHVERWWPKASFAGHPMDLRAVVIGGHANHALVRLGKGPITNLHLGNERGDVSALRRDAGEERWAAVTDAATSALRAFPGALYGGVDVLLTPGYRTVKVLEVNAFGDYHRGVLHRGRDTYTAELAALPGAFA, from the coding sequence GTGCTGCTCGTCGCTCCGCCCGGAGGCCGCCGCGCCCTGGCCTTTCAGGCGACGCTCGCGCAGCTCGGCTGGCCGCCCGCGCGGACGGTGCCGTACCTGGACCTGATGGAGGGCCGTGCGCGCCTGCCGGACCTCGTGCGGCCCGGCAGCGTCGTGCGGTTCGACTCGCCCGGCGAGGACCTCGCGACCGAGCAGGCCCTGATCCGCCTGGGCGGCGGTCCGGACGTGCGCCTCGCGGACGGGGAGATCGCCCCCACCGACGCCTGGCACCGCGGGTACTCGGCCCTCATGCGCTCCCTCGCGGCGGACCTGCTGGCCGCGCCACCGCACGAGCGGATGCAGGACCCGGAGCACGTGCTGCGCATGTTCGACAAGCCCGCCACGCACGCGGCCCTGAGTGCGGCGGGCGTGCCGGTGCCGGACGCCCTGCCCTCCGTTCGCTCGCTCGACGAACTGGTCGCCCGGGCCGACGCGCGCGGGTGGGGCCGGGTGTTCGTGAAGCTCGCGCACGGGTCAAGTGCGTCCGGCACCGTCGCTCTCGCGTGGTCCGCGCGGGGCGTGCAGGCCCATACCACCGTCCGGCAGGAGGGCGCGCACCTGTACAACTCGCGGCGCCTGCAGCGCGTCAGCGGGTGGCCGCAGGTGCGCGCCCTGATCGACGCGCTCGCCGTGTACGGCGTGCACGTGGAACGCTGGTGGCCGAAGGCGAGCTTCGCGGGGCACCCGATGGACCTGCGCGCCGTCGTGATCGGCGGCCACGCGAACCACGCGCTCGTGCGGCTCGGGAAAGGGCCCATCACGAACCTGCACCTCGGGAACGAGCGCGGCGACGTGAGCGCCCTGCGGCGCGACGCGGGTGAGGAACGCTGGGCGGCCGTCACGGACGCCGCCACCTCCGCCCTGCGCGCCTTCCCGGGCGCCCTGTACGGCGGCGTGGACGTCCTGCTCACGCCCGGTTACCGGACGGTGAAGGTGCTGGAAGTGAACGCCTTCGGCGACTACCACCGGGGCGTGCTGCACCGTGGCCGGGACACGTACACGGCCGAACTGGCGGCCCTGCCGGGCGCGTTCGCGTGA
- a CDS encoding STM4011 family radical SAM protein yields the protein MDLKHLSVLYRGPLESCTYACPYCPFAKHHETPAEHRADGEALERFLRWVEAQPFTVSVLFTPWGEALAHARYQQAIVRLGRLPNVRQVAIQTNLSGRLDWTRDANLDKTGLWCTYHPGETSAERFLKRCTELDARGVRYSVGTVGLKRHLPEIEAMRAALPAHVYLWVNAYRPEERRATPEDVARLVAVDPLFEVNRRYRVRGQPCTAGEDAVSVEGDGTVRRCHFIERPLGNLYEQDVRTLLRPRPCSRAACDCHIGYAHVPALGLPDVFRDGLLARIPDPAAWTDPAALHALLERARAHP from the coding sequence ATGGACCTGAAGCACCTCAGCGTCCTGTACCGTGGGCCGCTCGAGAGCTGCACGTACGCCTGCCCGTACTGCCCGTTCGCCAAACACCACGAGACGCCCGCCGAGCACCGCGCGGACGGCGAGGCGCTGGAACGCTTCCTGCGCTGGGTGGAAGCGCAGCCGTTCACGGTGTCGGTACTGTTCACCCCGTGGGGCGAGGCGCTCGCGCACGCCCGCTACCAGCAGGCCATCGTGCGCCTGGGCCGCCTCCCGAACGTCCGGCAGGTCGCCATTCAGACGAACCTGTCCGGACGGCTCGACTGGACACGGGACGCGAACCTCGACAAGACCGGCCTGTGGTGCACGTACCACCCCGGCGAGACGAGCGCCGAACGCTTCCTGAAACGCTGCACGGAACTCGACGCGCGCGGCGTGCGCTACAGCGTCGGCACGGTCGGCTTGAAGCGCCACCTGCCCGAGATCGAGGCGATGCGGGCCGCGCTGCCCGCCCACGTCTACCTGTGGGTGAACGCCTACCGGCCCGAGGAGAGGCGCGCCACGCCGGAAGACGTGGCGCGCCTCGTGGCGGTCGATCCATTGTTCGAGGTGAACCGCCGTTACCGGGTGCGCGGCCAGCCGTGCACGGCCGGGGAGGACGCCGTGAGCGTGGAGGGCGACGGGACCGTGCGCCGCTGCCACTTCATCGAGCGGCCGCTCGGGAACCTGTACGAGCAGGACGTCCGCACCCTGCTGCGGCCCCGCCCGTGCAGCCGCGCCGCCTGCGACTGCCACATCGGGTACGCGCACGTCCCGGCGCTCGGCCTGCCGGACGTGTTCCGGGACGGCCTGCTCGCCCGGATTCCCGACCCGGCCGCGTGGACCGACCCGGCCGCCCTGCACGCCCTGCTGGAACGCGCCCGCGCCCACCCCTGA
- a CDS encoding SDR family NAD(P)-dependent oxidoreductase, which translates to MTQTSTTPPGPTRPTALITGASGGIGEAIARQLAARHTHLILVARNESRLQTLATELQDRHGVHAHVIAQDLTAPHATDALWEQVQTRNLQVDFLVNNAGFADYGEFHTLDRARQLDMIQVNVTVLTDLTHRFLPGMVQRSRGRVLNIASTAAFMPGPLMAVYYATKAYVLSFSEALNEELRGTGVHVTAACPGPVATGFQAAAQMEGSRLIATDAGQRAIMTPDTVAAEAVDAMLHGQSVRVIGLMNRVQAFLPRLVPRALLPRIVKQVQDRAH; encoded by the coding sequence ATGACCCAGACCAGCACCACACCCCCCGGCCCCACCCGCCCCACCGCCCTCATCACCGGCGCCAGCGGCGGCATCGGCGAAGCCATCGCCCGCCAGCTCGCCGCACGCCACACGCACCTCATCCTCGTCGCCCGAAACGAATCCCGCCTCCAGACCCTCGCCACCGAACTGCAGGACCGCCACGGCGTCCACGCGCACGTGATCGCCCAGGACCTCACGGCCCCCCACGCCACCGACGCCCTCTGGGAACAGGTCCAGACCCGGAACCTGCAGGTGGACTTCCTCGTGAACAACGCCGGCTTCGCCGACTACGGCGAATTCCACACCCTCGACCGCGCCCGCCAGCTCGACATGATCCAGGTGAACGTCACGGTCCTCACCGACCTCACGCACCGCTTCCTGCCCGGCATGGTGCAGCGCTCACGCGGCCGCGTCCTGAACATCGCCAGCACCGCCGCCTTCATGCCCGGCCCCCTCATGGCCGTGTACTACGCCACCAAAGCCTACGTCCTCAGCTTCAGCGAAGCCCTCAACGAGGAACTGCGCGGCACCGGCGTCCACGTCACCGCCGCCTGCCCCGGCCCGGTCGCCACCGGCTTCCAGGCCGCCGCACAGATGGAAGGCAGCCGACTGATCGCCACGGACGCCGGACAGCGCGCCATCATGACGCCGGACACGGTGGCCGCCGAGGCCGTGGACGCCATGCTGCACGGCCAGAGCGTCCGCGTGATCGGCCTGATGAACCGCGTGCAGGCCTTCCTGCCCAGACTCGTCCCGCGCGCCCTGCTGCCCAGAATCGTGAAACAGGTCCAGGACCGCGCCCACTGA
- a CDS encoding ABC transporter permease, which translates to MTVSWGQLLLAAALLLVNVGLSWRLRLGLSRDILVAGARMTAQLLLVGVVLQWVFSLRHPLPVVGIGLVMTALAAQAAVGRARQRYARILLDSAVAIFGSSFLLTGLVLTGVLRVRPWFDPQFAVPILGMVLGNALTSVSLALDRFLTEVTAGRARIEGLLALGATRWEAAHAAVAASVRTAMIPTLNSMAVMGVVSLPGQLTGQILAGAAPGVAVRYQILLMFVLAASSALGSLVVVLLAYRHLFDAQDRLRAERLHVRPERS; encoded by the coding sequence GTGACGGTCTCGTGGGGGCAACTGCTGCTCGCGGCGGCGCTGCTGCTCGTGAACGTGGGCCTGTCGTGGCGGTTGCGGCTCGGGCTGAGCCGGGACATTCTCGTGGCGGGCGCGCGCATGACGGCGCAACTCCTGCTGGTCGGCGTGGTACTGCAGTGGGTGTTCTCGCTGAGGCACCCGTTGCCGGTCGTGGGGATCGGGCTGGTGATGACGGCGCTCGCCGCGCAGGCCGCGGTGGGCCGCGCCCGGCAGCGGTACGCGCGCATTCTGCTCGACAGTGCCGTGGCGATCTTCGGGAGTTCGTTCCTGCTGACGGGCCTGGTCCTGACGGGCGTGCTGCGGGTGCGGCCGTGGTTCGATCCGCAGTTCGCGGTGCCGATCCTGGGCATGGTGCTGGGGAACGCCCTGACGAGCGTGTCGCTGGCCCTCGACCGCTTCCTGACGGAAGTGACGGCCGGCCGGGCACGCATCGAGGGACTGCTCGCACTCGGCGCGACCCGCTGGGAGGCCGCGCACGCGGCCGTCGCTGCGTCGGTGAGAACCGCGATGATCCCCACGCTAAACAGCATGGCCGTGATGGGCGTGGTGAGCCTGCCGGGCCAGCTGACCGGGCAGATCCTGGCGGGGGCCGCGCCGGGCGTCGCGGTCCGGTACCAGATCCTGCTGATGTTCGTGCTGGCGGCGAGTTCGGCACTGGGGAGCCTGGTGGTGGTGCTGCTCGCGTACCGGCACCTGTTCGATGCTCAGGACCGCCTGCGGGCCGAACGCCTGCACGTCCGTCCTGAGCGGTCCTGA
- a CDS encoding STM4012 family radical SAM protein: protein MTDPASLPDVTLGSAYRAYTYAYPHKTAYRRLDPPVPLRDAWADEDRRQLFLYVHIPFCEMRCGFCNLFTTTHPGGTLERQYLAALERQARVTRDALGDAGFSRIALGGGTPTYLAAGDLAGVFDLLSGTFGADPGALPTSVETSPATATPDRLAVLAERGVQRVSIGVQSFVEAEVRSVGRAQRTAEVEDALGAIRAAGPFDLNIDLIYGLAHQTPDSWLQSLRAALRWSPEELFLYPLYVRPLTGIARLGRSWDDERLELYRVGREYLLGEGYEQTSMRRFVRPAPGRRPLIEEPDYVCQRDGMVGLGCGARSYTRDLHYSSEYAVGQSGVREILHDFVARSDDTFALATHGLRLNPGEQRRRFLLQSLLHASGLDRALYRARFGTDALTDHPQLTRLVDAGLAQLTPHALRLTPAGLERSDAIGPWLYSPEVRTLSEQHVWT, encoded by the coding sequence ATGACTGACCCTGCTTCCCTGCCGGACGTGACGCTCGGCAGCGCCTACCGAGCGTACACGTACGCGTACCCGCACAAGACCGCGTACCGGCGGCTCGACCCGCCCGTCCCGCTGCGGGACGCCTGGGCGGACGAGGACCGCCGTCAGCTGTTCCTGTACGTCCACATTCCCTTCTGCGAGATGCGCTGCGGGTTCTGCAACCTCTTCACGACCACCCACCCGGGCGGCACGCTGGAACGCCAGTACCTCGCGGCCCTGGAGCGGCAGGCGCGCGTCACGCGGGACGCGCTCGGAGACGCGGGCTTCTCGCGCATCGCGCTGGGCGGCGGCACCCCCACGTACCTCGCGGCGGGCGACCTCGCGGGCGTGTTCGACCTGCTGTCCGGCACCTTCGGCGCGGACCCTGGCGCCCTCCCCACCTCGGTCGAGACGTCGCCCGCGACGGCCACCCCGGACCGGCTCGCCGTCCTCGCGGAGCGCGGCGTGCAGCGCGTCAGCATCGGCGTGCAGAGCTTCGTGGAGGCCGAGGTGCGCAGCGTGGGCCGCGCGCAGCGCACGGCTGAAGTCGAGGACGCGCTCGGCGCCATCCGTGCCGCCGGTCCCTTCGACCTGAACATCGACCTGATCTACGGGCTGGCGCACCAGACGCCGGACTCGTGGCTGCAGTCCCTGCGGGCCGCGCTGCGCTGGTCGCCGGAGGAGCTCTTCCTGTACCCGCTGTACGTGCGCCCGCTGACCGGCATCGCCCGCCTCGGCCGCTCCTGGGACGACGAGCGGCTGGAACTGTACCGCGTGGGCCGCGAGTACCTGCTCGGCGAGGGGTACGAGCAGACCTCCATGCGCCGCTTCGTGCGTCCCGCCCCGGGCCGTCGTCCGCTGATCGAGGAGCCGGACTACGTGTGCCAGCGGGACGGCATGGTCGGCCTCGGCTGCGGCGCGCGCTCGTACACCCGCGACCTGCACTACTCCAGCGAGTACGCCGTCGGGCAGAGCGGCGTGCGCGAGATCCTGCACGACTTCGTGGCCCGCAGCGACGACACCTTCGCGCTCGCCACGCACGGCCTGCGCCTGAACCCCGGCGAGCAGCGCCGACGCTTCCTGCTGCAGAGCCTGCTGCACGCGTCCGGACTGGACCGCGCGCTGTACCGCGCCCGTTTCGGCACGGACGCCCTGACGGACCACCCGCAGCTCACGCGGCTCGTGGACGCGGGCCTCGCGCAGCTCACGCCGCACGCCCTGCGCCTCACGCCCGCCGGACTGGAACGCTCGGACGCCATCGGCCCGTGGCTGTACAGCCCCGAAGTGCGGACCCTGAGCGAACAGCACGTATGGACCTGA
- a CDS encoding ABC transporter ATP-binding protein, which produces MTPGSQSLLDVSGLSRVLDTRTLWQDVRFGVRAGESVALTGPSGSGKSLLLRAMSALDPLESGEVRLLGRTPGEWGVPGFRARVMLVPQRPVLYGGTVLEGLRAPFGLKVHAGRAFREEEATSLLAALSRDVSFLTLGTDSLSGGEAQVFALLRALLLSPSVLLLDEVTSALDPDAARAAETLLLGWVAAGPDRALVWVSHSPEQRARVAGRELNLRAWQAHA; this is translated from the coding sequence GTGACTCCTGGTTCGCAGTCCCTGCTGGACGTGTCGGGGCTGTCGCGCGTGCTGGACACGAGAACGTTGTGGCAGGACGTGCGGTTCGGGGTGCGGGCCGGGGAGAGCGTGGCGCTGACCGGACCTTCGGGGTCAGGCAAGAGTCTGCTGCTGCGGGCCATGTCTGCACTCGATCCGCTGGAATCGGGGGAGGTGCGGCTGCTCGGGCGCACGCCCGGGGAGTGGGGCGTTCCGGGGTTCCGGGCGCGCGTGATGCTCGTCCCGCAGCGTCCGGTGCTGTACGGCGGGACGGTGCTGGAAGGCCTGCGCGCCCCGTTCGGCCTGAAGGTGCACGCGGGCCGGGCGTTCCGGGAGGAGGAGGCGACGTCACTGCTGGCCGCGCTGAGCCGGGACGTGAGCTTCCTGACGCTCGGAACGGACAGCCTGTCCGGTGGTGAGGCGCAGGTGTTCGCGCTGCTGCGTGCCCTGCTGCTCTCCCCGTCGGTGCTGCTGCTGGACGAGGTGACGTCGGCACTGGATCCGGACGCGGCGCGGGCCGCCGAGACGCTGCTGCTGGGCTGGGTGGCGGCCGGTCCGGACCGGGCACTCGTGTGGGTGAGTCACTCGCCGGAGCAGCGGGCGCGCGTGGCGGGCCGCGAACTGAACCTGCGCGCCTGGCAGGCGCACGCGTGA
- a CDS encoding STM4013/SEN3800 family hydrolase, with protein MTALPVRDLIGTHDVVLVTLDSLRLDVARAALDAGDTPNLARLLPGGTWEARHTPGSFTYAAHHAFLSGFLPTPARPGRHPRLFAAAFEGSVSTGPHTFVFPEATLPAALAARGYHTVCVGGVGFFNGRTALGSVLPSLFHERHWSPALGVQHTDSAAAQTRVAARALQRLLGDRRAFLLLNFAATHAPTHPYLPGHHRDSARTQQAALASVDAALPTLLAALQARGDTLLVVCADHGTCFGDDGYWGHRVAHPCVWTVPYAETILPGAHHD; from the coding sequence GTGACCGCCCTGCCCGTCCGCGACCTGATCGGCACGCACGACGTGGTGCTCGTCACGCTCGACAGCCTGCGCCTCGACGTGGCCCGCGCCGCCCTGGACGCGGGCGACACCCCGAACCTCGCGCGCCTCCTGCCGGGCGGCACCTGGGAGGCGCGGCACACGCCCGGCAGCTTCACGTACGCCGCGCATCACGCGTTCCTGTCGGGCTTCCTGCCCACGCCCGCCCGGCCCGGACGGCACCCGAGACTCTTCGCGGCCGCCTTCGAGGGCAGCGTCAGCACCGGCCCGCACACCTTCGTGTTTCCCGAGGCGACCCTGCCCGCCGCGCTCGCCGCGCGCGGGTACCACACCGTCTGCGTGGGCGGCGTGGGGTTCTTCAACGGCCGGACCGCGCTCGGCAGCGTCCTCCCGTCCCTGTTCCACGAGCGTCACTGGTCCCCGGCGCTCGGCGTGCAGCACACCGATTCCGCCGCCGCCCAGACGCGCGTCGCGGCCCGCGCCCTGCAGCGTCTCCTGGGAGACCGGCGGGCCTTCCTGCTGCTGAACTTCGCCGCGACGCACGCGCCCACGCACCCGTACCTGCCCGGCCATCACCGCGACTCCGCCCGGACGCAGCAGGCCGCGCTCGCCAGCGTGGACGCGGCCCTCCCCACCCTGCTCGCCGCCCTGCAGGCGCGCGGCGACACGCTGCTCGTCGTGTGCGCCGATCACGGCACCTGTTTCGGCGACGACGGATACTGGGGGCACCGCGTCGCGCACCCCTGCGTGTGGACCGTCCCGTACGCCGAGACCATCCTCCCCGGAGCCCACCATGACTGA
- a CDS encoding DUF6745 domain-containing protein, translating to MPAPLGADAARTLILSGEAHGPLHVQGRLDLSGTRLTRLPDHLSADVLDVSGTGLTQLPEHLQVGELIATDLPLHEVPGTLRVQFRLVLDRCASLTRLPRNLQVGSLSLQDCASLEALPEGLDVCFLNLNRCEAFHHWPQRGRLRFGHLSAQDCPRLHDLPGWITHVAQLDVQGCRSLTRLPGTLRVSGWVDVGGSALSALPDERVPLRWRGVRVDARTAFRPWELTVPEILETANVERRRVMLDRVGPERLLAEAGTQVLDRDEDAGGERLLVRVPLSGDEPFVAVCVGCPSTGRRYVLRVPPTLTSAHAASAWLAGFDDPAAYRPAIEA from the coding sequence ATGCCCGCTCCGCTCGGCGCGGACGCCGCCCGCACCCTGATCCTGTCCGGCGAGGCCCACGGACCGCTGCACGTCCAGGGCCGCCTCGACCTGAGCGGCACGCGCCTCACCCGCCTGCCGGACCACCTGAGCGCCGACGTGCTCGACGTGAGCGGCACCGGACTCACGCAGCTGCCGGAGCACCTGCAGGTGGGCGAACTGATCGCCACGGACCTGCCGCTGCACGAGGTGCCGGGCACGCTCCGCGTGCAGTTCCGGCTGGTGCTGGACCGCTGCGCGTCCCTCACCCGCCTGCCGCGCAACCTGCAGGTCGGCTCGCTCAGTCTTCAGGACTGCGCGTCGCTGGAAGCTCTCCCGGAAGGGCTGGACGTGTGCTTCCTGAACCTCAACCGCTGCGAGGCCTTCCACCACTGGCCGCAGCGCGGACGCCTGCGGTTCGGACACCTGAGCGCGCAGGACTGCCCACGCCTGCACGATCTGCCCGGCTGGATCACGCATGTCGCGCAGCTGGACGTGCAGGGCTGCCGGTCCCTCACGCGGCTGCCCGGCACGTTGCGCGTGAGCGGCTGGGTGGACGTGGGCGGCAGCGCCCTGAGCGCCCTGCCGGACGAGCGCGTCCCGCTGCGCTGGCGGGGCGTGCGCGTGGACGCCCGCACCGCCTTCAGGCCCTGGGAACTGACGGTGCCGGAGATCCTGGAGACCGCGAACGTCGAGCGGCGCCGCGTGATGCTCGACCGGGTGGGGCCGGAACGCCTGCTCGCCGAGGCGGGCACACAGGTGCTCGACCGCGACGAGGACGCCGGAGGGGAGCGCCTGCTGGTGCGGGTGCCCCTGAGTGGCGACGAGCCGTTCGTGGCGGTGTGCGTGGGCTGCCCCTCGACCGGCAGGCGTTACGTGCTGCGCGTTCCGCCCACCCTGACGTCCGCGCATGCCGCGTCCGCGTGGCTGGCGGGCTTCGACGACCCGGCCGCGTACCGTCCGGCCATCGAGGCCTGA
- a CDS encoding STM4015 family protein, translating to MSIYTHLTAFGGYKVTLWEPGMPLGDPATTIHRIAVEYDESTPWADKLQAFLELPGAERTPGLVIGQWDEEIGTGTEPDDMIAALVAAAPRLPALRVLFVNDITSEECEVSWITNGDLGPLLAAYPALEVLGVRGGNALRLGHANLPALHTLILQAGGLSAEVVRDVVTSDFPALTHLELFLGTEDYGATSTPEDLTPLLLGGRFPHLKYLGLKNSDRQDEVAQVVANAPVLDGLEVLDLSLGTLSDEGAAALLGSPGVRGLKRLIVAHHWCSEETVRQLEALGPEVDASDAQEADEDDWRFVSLGE from the coding sequence ATGAGCATCTACACCCATCTGACCGCATTCGGGGGGTACAAGGTCACGCTGTGGGAGCCAGGCATGCCGCTCGGCGATCCGGCGACCACCATTCACAGGATCGCGGTCGAGTATGACGAGTCCACGCCCTGGGCGGACAAGCTTCAGGCGTTCCTGGAGCTGCCGGGCGCGGAGCGCACGCCGGGCCTGGTGATCGGCCAGTGGGACGAGGAGATCGGGACGGGCACCGAGCCGGACGACATGATCGCGGCGCTCGTGGCGGCCGCGCCGCGCCTCCCGGCACTGCGGGTGCTGTTCGTCAACGACATCACCAGCGAGGAGTGCGAGGTGTCGTGGATCACGAACGGGGACCTCGGGCCGCTCCTCGCGGCGTACCCGGCGCTGGAGGTGCTCGGCGTGCGCGGCGGCAACGCACTGCGCCTCGGTCACGCGAACCTGCCCGCGCTGCACACCCTGATCCTGCAGGCGGGCGGCCTGAGTGCCGAAGTCGTCCGTGACGTGGTCACCTCGGACTTCCCCGCCCTCACGCACCTGGAGCTGTTCCTGGGCACCGAAGACTACGGCGCGACGAGCACCCCGGAGGACCTCACGCCGCTCCTGCTGGGCGGGCGCTTCCCGCACCTGAAGTACCTGGGCCTGAAGAACAGCGACCGGCAGGACGAGGTGGCGCAGGTCGTGGCGAACGCGCCCGTGCTGGACGGCCTGGAGGTGCTGGACCTGTCGCTCGGCACGCTGTCCGACGAGGGTGCCGCGGCCCTGCTCGGCAGTCCCGGCGTCAGGGGCCTGAAGCGGCTGATCGTGGCGCACCACTGGTGCAGCGAGGAGACGGTGCGGCAGCTGGAGGCGCTGGGACCGGAGGTGGACGCGTCGGACGCGCAGGAGGCCGACGAGGACGACTGGCGGTTCGTTTCCCTTGGCGAGTGA